The Quercus robur chromosome 7, dhQueRobu3.1, whole genome shotgun sequence genome has a segment encoding these proteins:
- the LOC126692512 gene encoding cationic peroxidase 1-like isoform X1, which translates to MAHSYSSSAILTTTIKFCLLFSLLLGMVSAQLSPTFYATSCPNALSTINSAVNSAVSSEKRMGASLLRLHFHDCFVNGCDASVLLDDNSTFTGEKTAGPNNNSLRGFDVVDTIKSQLEKNCPGVVSCADILAVAARDSVVALGGTNWTVQLGRRDSTTASLSAANSNIPAPTLNLSGLLSAFSNKGFTAKELVALSGSHTIGQARCTVFRTRIYNETNIDSSFATSLKSNCPSTGGDNNLAPLDLTSPTSFDNAYFKNLISNKGLLHSDQQLFNGGSTDSQVNAYSSNSASFLTDFANAMVKMGNLSPLTGTSGQIRTNCRKAN; encoded by the exons ATGGCTCACTCTTATTCTAGCTCAGCAATTCTAACTACCACAATTAAGTTCTGCCTCTTATTCTCACTTCTTTTGGGGATGGTCTCAGCTCAGTTGTCCCCTACTTTCTATGCAACATCATGCCCTAATGCCCTTTCCACCATTAATTCAGCTGTAAACTCCGCAGTTTCAAGTGAGAAACGCATGGGAGCATCCTTGCTCCGTCTTCACTTTCATGATTGCTTTGTTAAT GGGTGTGATGCATCAGTTCTCTTAGACGACAATTCAACTTTCACCGGAGAGAAAACAGCGGGTCCCAACAATAATTCACTAAGGGGATTTGATGTAGTAGACACTATCAAATCtcaattggaaaaaaattgCCCTGGTGTTGTGTCTTGTGCTGACATTTTAGCCGTTGCTGCGAGAGATTCCGTTGTTGCA CTAGGTGGGACTAATTGGACAGTTCAATTGGGTAGAAGAGACTCTACCACCGCAAGTTTAAGTGCTGCTAATTCCAACATCCCTGCTCCAACATTGAATCTTAGTGGCCTTCTCAGTGCCTTCTCAAACAAAGGTTTCACTGCCAAAGAATTGGTGGCCCTATCag GATCTCACACAATAGGCCAAGCAAGGTGCACAGTTTTCCGAACCAGGATTTACAATGAAACAAACATAGATTCCTCATTTGCAACTTCATTGAAATCGAACTGTCCAAGCACTGGTGGTGACAACAATCTTGCCCCTCTAGACTTGACTAGTCCAACATCTTTTGACAATGCTTACTTCAAGAATTTGATAAGCAACAAGGGTCTCTTGCACTCAGACCAACAACTCTTTAATGGGGGTTCCACAGATTCACAAGTTAATGCTTACAGCTCCAACTCCGCAAGCTTTCTAACAGACTTTGCAAATGCAATGGTGAAGATGGGGAACCTTAGCCCACTCACAGGCACAAGCGGCCAAATTAGGACAAATTGTAGAAAAGCCAACTAA
- the LOC126692512 gene encoding peroxidase-like isoform X2 — protein sequence MAHSYSSSAILTTTIKFCLLFSLLLGMVSAQLSPTFYATSCPNALSTINSAVNSAVSSEKRMGASLLRLHFHDCFVNASGTNWTVQLGRRDSTTASLSAANSNIPAPTLNLSGLLSAFSNKGFTAKELVALSGSHTIGQARCTVFRTRIYNETNIDSSFATSLKSNCPSTGGDNNLAPLDLTSPTSFDNAYFKNLISNKGLLHSDQQLFNGGSTDSQVNAYSSNSASFLTDFANAMVKMGNLSPLTGTSGQIRTNCRKAN from the exons ATGGCTCACTCTTATTCTAGCTCAGCAATTCTAACTACCACAATTAAGTTCTGCCTCTTATTCTCACTTCTTTTGGGGATGGTCTCAGCTCAGTTGTCCCCTACTTTCTATGCAACATCATGCCCTAATGCCCTTTCCACCATTAATTCAGCTGTAAACTCCGCAGTTTCAAGTGAGAAACGCATGGGAGCATCCTTGCTCCGTCTTCACTTTCATGATTGCTTTGTTAATGCAa GTGGGACTAATTGGACAGTTCAATTGGGTAGAAGAGACTCTACCACCGCAAGTTTAAGTGCTGCTAATTCCAACATCCCTGCTCCAACATTGAATCTTAGTGGCCTTCTCAGTGCCTTCTCAAACAAAGGTTTCACTGCCAAAGAATTGGTGGCCCTATCag GATCTCACACAATAGGCCAAGCAAGGTGCACAGTTTTCCGAACCAGGATTTACAATGAAACAAACATAGATTCCTCATTTGCAACTTCATTGAAATCGAACTGTCCAAGCACTGGTGGTGACAACAATCTTGCCCCTCTAGACTTGACTAGTCCAACATCTTTTGACAATGCTTACTTCAAGAATTTGATAAGCAACAAGGGTCTCTTGCACTCAGACCAACAACTCTTTAATGGGGGTTCCACAGATTCACAAGTTAATGCTTACAGCTCCAACTCCGCAAGCTTTCTAACAGACTTTGCAAATGCAATGGTGAAGATGGGGAACCTTAGCCCACTCACAGGCACAAGCGGCCAAATTAGGACAAATTGTAGAAAAGCCAACTAA